One window from the genome of Pelodictyon luteolum DSM 273 encodes:
- a CDS encoding zf-HC2 domain-containing protein, whose translation MNCKTARVLMSAAVDGELTGKEEEGLRLHLSQCSDCRMEYEEAKKTKMIVKEKIVRFKAPQSLVDSIMDLSFTSEKEEQNTLVSE comes from the coding sequence ATGAACTGTAAAACAGCCCGGGTACTGATGAGCGCCGCAGTGGACGGCGAACTCACAGGAAAGGAGGAAGAGGGGCTCCGCCTTCATTTATCCCAATGCAGCGACTGCAGGATGGAATACGAGGAGGCGAAAAAGACAAAAATGATCGTTAAAGAAAAGATTGTCCGCTTCAAAGCCCCCCAGTCTCTGGTCGACTCCATCATGGACCTCTCGTTCACTTCTGAGAAAGAAGAACAAAACACCCTCGTTTCTGAATGA
- a CDS encoding ArsR/SmtB family transcription factor — MSKTVSISEEEVKRWNLNMPDEMLEAVSNRFKLLSEPMRLKILRVLCENERTVQEIVNAVNASQANISKHLALMHDNGVVNRRKEGLKCYYRTADDSIIYACFLISKSVVENLQDRLSWVQKVNSNLNG, encoded by the coding sequence ATGAGCAAAACGGTCAGCATCTCAGAAGAAGAAGTTAAACGGTGGAACCTCAACATGCCGGACGAAATGCTTGAGGCGGTATCGAACCGCTTCAAACTGCTCTCCGAGCCGATGAGGCTTAAAATCCTCCGGGTACTCTGCGAAAACGAACGCACGGTACAGGAAATCGTCAATGCCGTCAATGCCAGCCAGGCGAACATCTCCAAACATCTGGCCCTCATGCACGACAACGGCGTCGTCAACCGCCGCAAGGAAGGACTCAAGTGCTACTACCGCACTGCCGACGACAGCATCATCTACGCCTGCTTCCTGATTTCAAAAAGCGTTGTCGAAAACCTCCAGGACCGCCTGAGCTGGGTCCAGAAGGTCAACAGCAACCTCAACGGCTGA
- a CDS encoding FAD-dependent oxidoreductase, which translates to MSLSDATADVLVIGAGIGGLTAAALLQERGFRVVVLEKSRHPGGSCSSFRREGYTFDAGASVFYGFAENGRSGTLNLHTRVFRRLGVLVPSVPDPVQIHYHLPGGLDLRAHFDRARFLGELSAAFPHEAAGIKRFYRELEAVYDILSSLPAGSLEDPRHLLSVGAAYPAKTLALALKTFRSMGRTARRHISDPDLLRFIDIEAYSWALQDAIGTPLVNAGICLADRHHGGINYPLGGSGAIPRGLVEGLEKFGGVVRYGAGVERILVEGGAAVGVRLEGGEELRARAVVSNATIWDTFNRLVDDSRFRIPEERFLRAPSWFQLYLGVEAGVVPEGMHVHHVQIDAWEGYDQPGGTLYCSVPSLLDPSLAPPAHHVVHAFVTDEAERWEGLERGSEAYTRRKQSMEAELMGRLEGLMPGIGSGVKLRVSASPLTHERWLNRYKGSYGPLLKPGQNILLKPQNRTALKNLFAVGDSTFPGQGVIAVTYSGVSCASLVSSHFGRPLVALE; encoded by the coding sequence ATGAGCCTGTCTGATGCAACTGCAGATGTTCTTGTCATCGGTGCCGGCATCGGCGGCCTGACCGCAGCAGCCCTGCTTCAGGAACGGGGATTCCGGGTCGTCGTTCTTGAAAAGAGCCGACATCCCGGCGGCAGCTGCTCATCGTTCCGGCGTGAGGGGTATACGTTCGATGCCGGGGCTTCGGTCTTCTACGGTTTCGCCGAAAACGGCCGCAGCGGAACCCTCAACCTCCATACCCGGGTGTTCCGCCGCCTCGGTGTTCTGGTCCCCTCGGTTCCCGACCCGGTCCAGATACACTACCACCTGCCCGGAGGGCTTGACCTTCGGGCGCATTTCGACCGGGCGAGGTTTCTCGGAGAGCTTTCCGCCGCCTTCCCGCATGAGGCCGCGGGCATCAAGCGCTTTTATCGTGAGCTCGAAGCGGTCTACGATATCCTCAGTTCCCTGCCGGCAGGTTCGCTTGAAGACCCCCGTCATCTGCTTTCGGTCGGTGCTGCATACCCGGCCAAAACCCTCGCACTGGCCTTGAAGACCTTCCGCTCGATGGGCCGGACGGCCAGGCGTCATATCAGCGACCCCGACCTTCTCCGCTTCATCGACATCGAGGCATACTCATGGGCACTGCAGGACGCCATCGGGACGCCGCTCGTCAACGCCGGCATCTGCCTCGCCGACCGCCACCACGGGGGCATCAACTATCCCCTCGGCGGCTCGGGAGCGATTCCCCGCGGACTTGTCGAGGGGCTGGAGAAGTTTGGCGGAGTGGTCCGTTACGGGGCCGGGGTGGAGCGGATCCTGGTCGAGGGCGGTGCAGCCGTCGGTGTGCGCCTTGAGGGTGGTGAAGAACTGCGGGCACGCGCGGTTGTCAGCAATGCCACCATCTGGGACACCTTCAACCGCCTTGTCGACGACAGCCGCTTCAGGATCCCTGAAGAGCGGTTCCTTCGGGCCCCGAGCTGGTTCCAGCTCTATCTCGGCGTTGAGGCCGGGGTTGTGCCCGAAGGCATGCATGTCCATCACGTGCAGATCGATGCATGGGAGGGGTACGATCAGCCCGGGGGAACGCTCTACTGCTCGGTGCCTTCGCTCCTCGACCCCTCGCTGGCTCCTCCGGCCCACCATGTCGTGCATGCATTCGTCACGGACGAGGCGGAGCGGTGGGAAGGCCTGGAGCGGGGAAGCGAAGCGTACACCCGGAGGAAGCAGTCCATGGAGGCGGAGCTTATGGGCCGTCTTGAGGGCCTCATGCCGGGGATCGGTAGCGGCGTGAAGCTGCGGGTATCGGCCTCGCCGCTGACGCATGAGCGCTGGCTGAACCGGTACAAGGGGTCCTACGGGCCGCTTCTGAAGCCGGGTCAGAACATCCTTCTGAAGCCGCAGAACCGTACTGCTTTGAAGAATCTGTTCGCCGTCGGCGACAGCACCTTCCCCGGGCAGGGCGTTATTGCCGTGACCTATTCGGGAGTCTCATGCGCCTCGCTCGTCTCCTCGCACTTCGGCAGGCCCCTCGTAGCGCTGGAGTAA
- a CDS encoding alanine dehydrogenase has product MGYSSDLESIEYELGAKTLERWLLKPEKTMNIVMGIPKERTQDERRVAISPAGAQILCENGIRVMVEAGAGRFCNFTDQDYAEAGAQIAETPEELYGESNIIVKVAPPRPEELPLFMPGQMLISALHLGTLSEHLLKTLIDKNITAIAFEFIETRDGELPIVRTLSEIAGSLAIQTAAKYLETGYGGSGILLGGIAGVPPAHITIIGAGTVGLFAAQDALGLGAQVTVIDKEINRLRRFEAFFNRHLVTAIANDHYIAELARMSDVMIGALSPKQKVQKPPVSEAVVKTMKPGSVIVDVSIDQGACFATSRHTSHTNPIYVKHGVTHYCVPNIPSAVAKTASFALTNTLLPFLLKMTEHETISDILWKSHSLRKGTYVYKGYITRKILSELTLFPYREIDMLLASSGRAMP; this is encoded by the coding sequence ATGGGCTATTCCTCAGACCTGGAGAGCATTGAGTACGAACTCGGAGCCAAAACCCTTGAACGCTGGCTGCTGAAGCCGGAAAAGACGATGAACATCGTCATGGGCATCCCCAAGGAACGGACCCAGGACGAAAGGCGGGTGGCCATCTCACCCGCCGGAGCACAGATCCTCTGCGAAAACGGCATCAGGGTCATGGTGGAGGCGGGCGCCGGACGATTCTGCAACTTTACGGATCAGGATTATGCCGAGGCCGGCGCACAGATCGCCGAAACCCCCGAAGAACTTTACGGGGAATCGAACATCATCGTGAAAGTCGCACCACCCCGCCCCGAGGAACTGCCGCTCTTCATGCCGGGCCAGATGCTCATCTCCGCCCTGCACCTCGGAACCCTCTCGGAACACCTCCTCAAGACGCTCATCGACAAGAACATCACCGCCATTGCGTTCGAGTTCATCGAAACCCGCGACGGGGAGCTGCCGATCGTGCGCACCCTTTCGGAAATCGCCGGTTCCCTGGCCATACAGACCGCAGCCAAGTACCTTGAGACCGGCTACGGCGGCAGTGGAATCCTCCTCGGCGGCATCGCCGGAGTGCCGCCGGCCCACATCACCATCATCGGGGCCGGCACGGTAGGGCTCTTCGCGGCGCAGGACGCGCTCGGCCTTGGAGCCCAGGTCACGGTCATCGACAAGGAGATCAACCGCCTGAGAAGGTTTGAGGCGTTCTTCAACCGCCACCTGGTCACAGCCATCGCAAACGACCATTACATCGCAGAACTTGCCAGAATGTCGGATGTCATGATCGGGGCCCTCAGCCCGAAACAGAAAGTGCAGAAACCGCCCGTCAGCGAAGCGGTGGTCAAGACCATGAAACCCGGATCCGTCATCGTCGATGTCTCAATCGACCAGGGCGCGTGCTTCGCCACGAGCCGCCACACCTCTCACACCAATCCGATCTACGTCAAGCACGGCGTGACCCACTACTGCGTACCGAACATCCCCTCCGCCGTCGCCAAAACGGCATCCTTCGCCCTCACCAACACGCTTCTCCCCTTCCTTCTGAAAATGACGGAGCATGAAACCATCTCCGACATCCTCTGGAAGAGTCACAGTCTCCGCAAAGGCACCTATGTCTACAAGGGCTACATCACCCGGAAAATCCTCAGCGAGCTTACCCTGTTCCCCTACCGCGAGATCGACATGCTGCTGGCATCCTCCGGCAGAGCCATGCCCTGA
- a CDS encoding sigma-70 family RNA polymerase sigma factor has protein sequence MTRTEPTRQSSPEQKKTILTAEEQKKQSEFQTEAVVHLNALYNYALHLTMNPDDANDLVQETYLKAYKFFSSFERGTNCKAWLFKILKNNYINRFRKNSREPGKVDYDLIKDFYHTIKDTRRDSSETETDYFHALLHEEVYTALQSLPEEFREVIQLCDIEGFTYEEIANMVESPIGTVRSRLYRGRKLLREQLEGYAKKFGFNTETGR, from the coding sequence ATGACCAGAACAGAGCCGACCAGACAAAGCTCCCCCGAACAGAAAAAAACCATACTGACAGCAGAAGAACAGAAGAAACAGTCCGAATTCCAGACAGAAGCCGTCGTTCATCTCAATGCGCTCTACAATTACGCGCTGCACCTCACGATGAACCCCGATGACGCCAATGACCTTGTTCAGGAAACCTACCTGAAAGCTTATAAATTCTTCAGTTCCTTCGAGCGGGGAACAAACTGCAAGGCATGGCTGTTTAAAATCCTTAAAAACAACTATATCAACCGCTTCAGGAAAAACTCGAGAGAGCCGGGCAAGGTTGATTACGACCTGATCAAGGATTTTTACCATACAATCAAAGATACCCGCAGGGATTCTAGCGAAACGGAAACCGACTATTTCCACGCCCTGTTGCATGAAGAAGTCTATACGGCGCTGCAGTCCCTTCCCGAAGAGTTCAGGGAAGTAATCCAGCTCTGCGACATCGAAGGCTTCACCTATGAAGAGATTGCAAATATGGTCGAAAGCCCCATCGGAACCGTCCGCTCCAGACTCTACCGGGGCCGCAAGCTTCTTCGGGAGCAGCTTGAGGGATATGCAAAAAAGTTCGGCTTCAACACCGAAACAGGCAGATAG